In the Brassica napus cultivar Da-Ae chromosome A7, Da-Ae, whole genome shotgun sequence genome, one interval contains:
- the LOC106356401 gene encoding probable beta-1,3-galactosyltransferase 5: protein MIPVKVESVSSWIEELVTATRLRNSYRNRSLDKSVSMLQKQLSVKQSSQPIVDVSTTNTSTEGNQRKKVFMVIGINTAFSSRKRRESLRETWMPQGEKLEKLEKDKGIVVKFMIGHSPTPHSILDKEIDSEDAQYKDFFRLDHVEGYYNLSAKTKSFFSSAVRTWDAEFYVKIDDDVHVNLGMLASTLGMHHHKPMVYIGCMISGPVLTQKTSKYREPEFWKFGEEGNEYFRHATGQIYAISKDLATYISNNQPILHKYANEDVTLGSWLIGLEVEHIDDRNFCCGTHRDCEMKAEAGEVCVASFDRKCNGICKSVDRMWTVHVMCGEGDKAVWDANYNFLR, encoded by the exons ATGATCCCAGTCAAAGTGGAATCGGTTAGTAGCTGGATAGAGGAGCTTGTGACAGCTACTCGGCTGAGAAATAGCTACAG GAACAGATCATTGGATAAGTCAGTGTCTATGCTTCAGAAGCAGCTCTCTGTTAAACAGAGCTCTCAACCGATTGTTGATGTCTCAACAACAAATACTTCGACAGAAGGAAACCAAAGGAAGAAAGTTTTCATGGTGATTGGTATCAACACTGCATTTAGCAGTAGAAAACGTCGTGAATCTCTTAGAGAGACTTGGATGCCTCAGG GGGAAAAGCTTGAGAAATTGGAAAAAGATAAAGGAATTGTCGTCAAATTCATGATTGGACACAG TCCGACACCACATAGTATATTGGATAAGGAAATTGATTCAGAAGATGCTCAATACAAAGATTTCTTTAGGCTG GATCATGTGGAAGGATATTATAATCTGTCTGCGAAAACAAAAAGCTTCTTCTCCAGTGCAGTTAGAACGTGGGATGCTGAGTTTTACGTCAAGATTGATGATGATGTTCATGTCAATCTTG GTATGCTTGCTTCTACATTAGGTATGCACCATCATAAGCCGATGGTCTACATTGGATGTATGATATCCGGACCTGTTCTTACTCAAAA GACGTCCAAGTATCGTGAACCAGAGTTTTGGAAATTTGGAGAGGAAGGTAATGAATATTTTCGACATGCTACAGGACAAATCTATGCCATCTCAAAGGATCTTGCCACATACATATCTAACAACCA GCCAATTTTACACAAGTATGCAAATGAAGATGTGACACTCGGGTCATGGTTAATTGGTCTTGAGGTTGAGCATATCGATGATCGTAATTTCTGTTGTGGTACACATcgag ATTGTGAAATGAAGGCAGAGGCTGGTGAAGTGTGTGTGGCGTCTTTTGACAGGAAGTGCAATGGGATATGCAAATCTGTCGATAGAATGTGGACCGTTCATGTGATGTGTGGAGAAGGTGATAAAGCCGTGTGGGAtgcaaattataactttcttaGATAA
- the LOC106358189 gene encoding nuclear transcription factor Y subunit B-9-like produces MERGAPLSHYQLPKSNSGLNLDQHNNSIPTMTGSIGACDDKNKTILPQQQPSMPREQDQYMPIANVIRIMRKILPPHAKISDDAKETIQECVSEYISFVTGEANERCQREQRKTITAEDILWAMSKLGFDDYVGPLNVFINRYREFETDRGCSLRGESSFKPVYGGSGMGFHGPPPPGSYGYGMLDQSMVMGGGRYYHNGSGPEGSVGGGGGSSSSMNGMPVYDQYGQYK; encoded by the exons ATGGAACGTGGAGCTCCTCTCTCTCACTATCAGCTACCCAAATCTAACTCTG GACTGAACTTGGACCAGCACAACAACTCAATCCCGACAATGACCGGCTCCATCGGTGCATGCGACGACAAGAACAAGACTATCTTGCCGCAGCAACAACCAAGCATGCCTCGTGAGCAAGACCAATACATGCCAATCGCAAACGTGATAAGGATCATGCGTAAAATCTTACCGCCACACGCCAAAATCTCTGACGACGCAAAAGAAACGATTCAAGAATGCGTCTCCGAGTACATCAGCTTCGTGACCGGTGAAGCTAACGAGCGTTGCCAACGTGAGCAACGTAAGACAATAACTGCTGAAGATATCCTTTGGGCAATGAGCAAACTTGGGTTCGATGATTACGTTGGACCACTCAACGTGTTCATTAACCGGTACCGTGAGTTCGAGACCGATCGTGGGTGTTCACTTAGAGGTGAGTCATCATTTAAACCGGTCTATGGAGGAAGTGGTATGGGGTTTCACGGCCCACCTCCACCGGGTTCTTATGGTTATGGTATGTTGGATCAGTCTATGGTCATGGGTGGTGGTCGGTACTACCATAACGGATCGGGTCCGGAAGGATCAGTAGGTGGTGGCGGTGGATCTTCCTCTTCTATGAATGGAATGCCGGTTTATGACCAGTATGGTCAGTATAAGTGA
- the LOC106358187 gene encoding phosphatidylinositol 4-phosphate 5-kinase 3-like — protein MEGQAKLTRTQSSLLRSPSTVRSSFHIFSLISDDVPHQKQDLEAGEKEEKQRRYPRKPFGSSPRTGLTRINPGLAFTMVSLSFLSLSSFFFFVVFSQTDELLTSENLVLALIFVAVSLFLASKNKTLLNQTVLAITKGFQSKNRSKPVQWYIGDTETKPEKATKRFVKEGVQFYSNGDFYEGEFHKGKCNGSGVYYYFVRGRYEGDWVDGRYDGHGIESWARGSRYKGQYRHGLRHGYGVYRFYTGDCYAGEWLNGQSHGFGVQSCADGSSYVGESRFGVKHGLGSYHFRNGDKYAGEYFGDKIHGFGVYRFANGHCYEGAWHEGRKQGYGAYSFRTGDAKSGEWDSGNLVTSLHSTSEPVRRAIQAARETAKKAAENRRRVDEQVSRAVAAANKAATAARVAAVKAVQNQMDGKFCQS, from the exons ATGGAAGGTCAGGCGAAGCTGACGAGGACACAGTCGTCGTTGCTCCGATCACCGTCGACGGTACGTTCGTCTTTTCACATCTTTAGTTTAATCTCCGACGATGTCCCTCACCAGAAGCAAGATCTAGAAGctggagagaaagaagagaagcagAGGAGATACCCGCGTAAACCATTCGGGTCAAGTCCTCGAACCGGGTTAACCCGAATCAATCCGGGTCTAGCCTTCACGATGgtgtctctctcttttctcagcctctcctctttcttcttcttcgttgtgTTCTCCCAAACCGATGAGCTTCTCACCTCCGAGAACCTCGTCCTTGCTCTGATCTTCGTCGCCGTCTCTCTCTTCCTCGCCTCCAAGAACAAAACACTTCTCAACCAAACCGTACTCGCAATCACCAAAGGCTTTCAGAGCAAGAACCGGTCAAAACCGGTTCAGTGGTACATCGGCGATACCGAAACCAAACCGGAGAAGGCCACCAAGCGGTTCGTTAAAGAAGGTGTTCAGTTCTACAGCAACGGAGACTTCTACGAAGGGGAGTTTCACAAAGGGAAGTGTAACGGAAGTGGTGTATACTATTACTTCGTGAGAGGACGGTACGAAGGTGACTGGGTCGATGGGAGATACGATGGTCATGGGATCGAAAGCTGGGCTAGAGGAAGTAGGTACAAAGGTCAGTATAGGCATGGTCTTAGACATGGTTATGGAGTTTACAGATTCTACACTGGTGATTGCTACGCTGGTGAGTGGCTAAATGGTCAAAGCCATGGGTTTGGTGTTCAGTCTTGTGCTGATGGTAGTTCTTATGTTGGTGAATCAAGATTTGGTGTCAAGCATGGGCTTGGATCCTACCATTTcag AAATGGAGATAAGTATGCAGGAGAATATTTTGGAGACAAAATACATGGGTTTGGTGTGTATCGTTTTGCTAATGGTCATTGTTATGAAGGAGCGTGGCATGAAGGTCGTAAGCAAGGGTATGGTGCTTACTCGTTTAGAACTGGTGATGCTAAATCCGGTGAATGGGATTCAGGGAATCTTGTAACATCTCTTCATTCTACGAGCGAGCCGGTACGCAGAGCGATTCAGGCTGCTAGAGAAACGGCAAAGAAGGCCGCAGAGAACCGGAGACGAGTAGATGAACAAGTGAGTCGAGCTGTGGCTGCAGCTAATAAGGCTGCAACGGCTGCAAGAGTTGCTGCGGTTAAAGCGGTTCAGAATCAGATGGATGGTAAATTTTgtcaaagttaa